A window of Oncorhynchus masou masou isolate Uvic2021 chromosome 19, UVic_Omas_1.1, whole genome shotgun sequence genomic DNA:
TCTCGTCCTCCTCCAGAGGAAGCCACGTGCCGTCGATGAACCACTGGCCCCTCATCACAGGAATACGGTCCTGCTCTGTGGACAAAGAGGTTGCGATGTATGGTCATGTCGGTCCATTCCTGTATTGAATGAGCAGGTATTGAATGAGCAGTAGGCTAACTTTGCTCTATGCGCGGACAGATGTGGGACTGTTATGACATGCTTATTGAATAGGAATGGTATCAGTGTGATAAAACCAGGATTAACAAGACAAATagcacgagagagagaaacatctaTAGTGATAAGAATAGGCTACTCACGGTTCCAGTAGACGGGGTAACATTCTTTCTCTTTGACATCCACTTCATAGAGACCCCCTCTGACGCAAACAGCCTCAACGTTGACACTTATGGAATCCAGGTCGATGTCATCCGTCTCgtatcctccctcccctccaccttccCCTTCTCCTGTTGCCGGATCCGCCTGAACAGCTCCCCCCTCCGCCACATCCTCCGGTTGGGCCTCGGACCCCATGGCTGACCCACTGGGGTTCTCTGGTTCGGTGGCATGATTGAGACATTTCTCCTTGCAGGGGTTTAGTTCACATAATTTGCGGTAAATTACTTCAATTTTCAAAGAGTCGTGTCCAACAAATGGCTTCCAGGTTTTCTTGTCCTCTTTGTAGAACCATCGCACTTCCTCGGGTCCCAGCTCCGTGACGACCTCCCCGCGGTGTCTGGAACTGTTGGAGCGGTTCCGCTTCTTTGTAGTCACACTCCCATCACTTTCGGTGTACTTCAGGTCGTTTGTGATGTCCAAATAGCCTGTCCCTGAGTCGGGGAGAGAGTGATAGCCCGAGTAAGTTTCCTCCACTAGGCCCAATAACATGCCGTCTTGAGATAAACGGTGATCGCCTCGCAACAGCGGAGGCAAGTGCATTTCCAAGCCGGACTGGACCGAGTCCATGTCCCCGTGTATAGTCTCTCCCATCGGTTCCTCGTAGCAGGACACAAACACATCATTGGCCATATCCCAGTCATTGCTGCTCACGGAATTATTATCCGAGCTCAGTCGACGGGTAGTCGGCTTAATGTCCTTAAAATTGCTCATCACTTGACAAAAAAATCAACAGCTTGTTCCCTAAAAAACAATATGGCCTACGTTCTCAAACGTATTTATTTCTGCGCCTCTTGTTGACCTTTGATTGACAGTCATAGGTCCAGGACTAACGGTTTCCAAACCTCCTCCTTGATTATTGTAAATGCCACCATCTTTGAGCCGGTTCATCCACTCAGTACCCAGATACAGGCTACCAAATTGGAGACTTTTTGAAATTGCTGATAGATATCCTACTATTCAGAGACCCAGTTTGTCACTGCCAGTAGGTTTACCTGTTCACTTATTCTATTCGCATGCCTATCTGCGACTTGCTTACAACATAATTACAATGGTAGACTACGTGCTCCTCCTCCCAAATGCGCGAAAAGATTGCGCATGAAAGGCAGATTGTGCACTGGCCACCGTAGTTGAAAGACGGAAGTAACTGCTTTGAAGTATACGAATATTGTTTTCTCCACGGGTTTAATCATAAATTGGTTTATTTATCTTCAGCCAAGATTTAAAAATGGCAGCGGTGTTTCTAATTACGTTGTATGAATATTCTCCATTATTTTACATTACTGTCATATCGTTATGTTTCGTTGTTACCGCCGCCATGGTCCTCGGCTGGTAGGTTCCTGTCAAATTGCCTTgttatgacaacaacaacattaggCTGTTATTATTGAATGGAATGATTATTTTAGCCTACAAATAAAGTTGTCAGCTATCTGTACTTACATTAAGCAATCGGCCctgtttatattttgttcagtaaaTCACACGAGACTGTGTTATTTGCGGTAATAAATATTGCAAACGGCGATGGTCATTTGACATCACGGCAATGCTACGTTGACACATCACGTGACAGCATACAGAGTGATAAATGTTGCAATGTTAGGCACGCACGAAAATGTTTAATTTTTTTatctattaggatccccattagccgacggCAATGGCAATAGCTAGTCTTATTAGGCTGCGACCCATaacgaaaaatacattacagacaaaatactttgcaatgtacatatatttaaaaatattcacatgtgggggtgtgtgtatctgtcagtTACACAtgcatgtcagtacatacacacaacaagtaaaATGAAACTTTGTAGCGTTAGTGCTATCCGGGAACCTTGGAACGGCTCTTACCCTAACTATAACCATTACCTAACCTTTAACCATTTTAAAAGTCAACTGCAATGGGGTAAAGTCAGAGTTGGGACGTCCCAAGGACCCTGGATAGCATGGACCTTGGATACACCTGGCATTCGGGAAAGTTAATCAAAGTGTCATTGCCTCAGAAAAAAATACAGTACCTGGTATTGTATTTACTGAAACATGGACTGTTCTGCACAGTTGTCTACTTGTTTTATTATAacatgtgtttgttttttaaatagcCATTTACAATGTTCTACATGCATTTCTTTACATCACAAGGTAGGCTATTAGAGAGCTTTCTTTATAAGCAGAAATTGTTTTATAAACTTTTATCAATTTGGTGTGCACGCAATATCAAGTTGTTATACTTTAGGCTACTTCACTTATCTTGTCTGATCTCTTATACACACAACATAATGAAATATTCAGATTTTCTGTCCTTATGTTCCACCATATCTCCCATAGGTTTGGTTTCGATGTCCCAGTGATTCTCCGCAGCTCTGATGAGACTGAGTCAGTCGTGCCTGTCCCAGAGAAGAGGATGGTTCAGGTGACCAACCCCTTTGCCCTAGAGATGGGGTCCTCTGGGGTGGCCTCTGTGACTGGTGAGAGAGCATGCAAAGACAGTTATTATGCAACAAACCACACATAGAGCCATTTTCCGGGACCCAGATTAAGCCTCCAGGGCCTAAAAGCTATTTCAATGGTGATTTTGAAAAAATGACCTGTATAGCATAGTGTGTTGTATTAGGCCTTTGCCCACACTATGTTATTGGTGTGCCAGCATGAATGATGCATGAATCTAGATTGTATAAACTgtgtggttcaagccctgaatgctgattggctgacagccatggtatatcagactgtataccatgggtatgacaaaacatttgtttttcctgctctaattaagttggtaaccagtttataatagcaataaggcatctcaggggtttgtgatatatggccaatataccacagctaagggctgcatccaggcactccacgttgtgTCATACTTTAGAACAGCttttagctgtggtatattggccatataccacacctcctcgggccttattgcttaaatataccacatTTTCGTATTGAGTGGTTAACCAGGGAAATATACAACTAGTACTGCATCCATGCCAATTTCCTCAACGCCCATCTGACTGCCACTTTGAATCATTCATTGTTTACCTCTTTCCAGAGGGTGTGTCCCTGCTTCCATGCTGCCTGGAGCCTTGTGTGCTGAGTTGTTACTGGGGTTGTGGTGTCCATGCCCTACAGGGGGCGCTACAGTCCCACCAACACGGCCCCAGTAAGCTCGCCACGCCACATCTGTTCCAGGAAGCTCTGCACTTCCAGTACCATCACTGCCAAAGCTTCCAGTATCCTCACAGGCGATAATTGTATAATCGGTATCGTTGTTGTTAGTATAAGGATGGTCTTATGATGTGTTCTTCATTTTTACTCTTagtattatctatcctgttgtctagtcactttactctGCCTCTATGTACATACAGTGTCTAACTCAAATACCTCATACTCCttcctgcacattgatctggtactggtactccctgtatatagcttcattcttatgtattttattcctcttgtgttactttttaaaaTTAATTGTTTTtactctgcatcgttgggaaagGGTTGTGACAAATCACATTTGATATCCGATATTCAGGTTCTAGAAGATATTATTTGCTCATGTTTGTCTTTTATGAAATATTGCACATTAATGCATGTTTCATTGATGTATGATATGTCATATTTCATCATCATATTTAGTTGTGGCACTAAGGTTGAGGATAGACGGATGGAGTGCATGCAAGGCTAAAATGACATGTCTTTCAGTTCAGTTTCATCCTGCATGTATTTTACCCCTTAACCAAAGGCTCAGTATcagtggagaggacagagaggagcatTATACCAAGATGCCAGCCAATCTGGGGATCACTGATTTCGGGCTTATGCCACGGGAACGCTACCACATAGTGGCTGTCCTCACACTGGCCGAATCTGAAGCAAGGGACACGTACAACATTGTTAGTGTGACAGTCTTGGTAATACTTGGAACATCGTCACATGGGGCCAGTTTCGTGGACACAAATTAAACCTAGTCCCAGAACATGCTCAACGGCGAATTCCCACTGAAAGGGTTTTTATGTCCAGGACCAATCTATGTCCGGGAAGTTCAATCACTTCAATCTGTATTATCCTAGGGGTAATGATGCAATCCACACCCCGATATAAGGTGTGCTCGTTAGGTTTAAAGTTACCATCTTGGCATGGGCGTAGTCCTGGGATGTGACACTCATTATCCCTCATTGTTCCTCTCGCTCAGGTCGCCAGCGTCACAGTGGTTCACGTTCCAGATGACAAATACAGCCTGTCGGCACGGATCCTGTTTCAGTATCTCCTCACGGCACAAGGGAACATGTATGAGTTGAAGGTACGGCTTTATTTTTTGTTAATTCATCATTTATTTCTCCAGTCTCATTGACGTAGCAGGAATGTCTTGTTCAAGGTAATGGACAAGGGCTCAGTGAGGTTACAGTAGCCTATCATTACTTTTTTCAGATTTTTGGTTGTGTTCTAATATCCATACTAGCGTGCCGTTTAGAATGCAGGCCAATGTGCCAATACATTGCTTCCTACGTGATGTGCTATTGTAGTTATTTGAACAGAGTATTCACTGTTAAGAGCAAGTCTGATGCTAGCAGTTAACATCCTTACAAATGTAATGTTATCTGCTCCAGCCACTATTTATGTCAGCCGAGAGCAAGGGGTTGTCGGAGGCGACTGACCCCGACCGTAGCACAGAGGCACCACCAGAATCACAGAAAATAGAACCCGGAAAGGAGATGCCAGGAATAGAAGATGAAGAGGATTGGTCAGAGGAGGGAAAAGGAAAAGATTGTGTGGTGTGTCAGAATGCACCTGTTAACCGCGTCCTGCTGCCCTGCCGGCACGCCTGTGTGTGTGACGGCTGTGTCCATCGCTTCCAACACTGCCCCATATGCAGAGCTTTCGTATTAGAGTCCTTTGCCCTGTTCCAGCAGACCCATatggaggagatagaggaagaaTGAACTGTAATGTAGCAGGTCAATATTACCAGTATTTAACAATATGAACGTAGTAATGTAGCTCTACAGGCTACTGATAGGAAGGAATGGTGTCCAAAAAGTCCATGCTGATTGTCACAATGGGTGCTGTTCCAACAGATACATGAGTACAATTTCAACAGAATCAAAGTGTTTACCGAATGGATGATATGGTTTCACATTGAGGTGTGTTTTATTGGACATTTCTAACTGTTTTATATGGCTGTGTGAGCATATGAACCACATTTTATCACGTTGAGTTTATCGAGGTGCAAACTACTTGTACTATTTGTAAATGTAGAAATGGAAAACCTAATATTTTTGATGTGCAATGTATAGAGAATGTATTGTTTTTGTCAATATACCATACTGTGAGGTGTTTTTTCTTTTGACCCTTAAAATCATGGACAAAGTTATGAATTGCATCTTTATGAAAATCACAAAGAAATCAAAACTGGCATCACAGCTTCCCCAAGGTTTAAAaggcagcaaaaaaaaaaaaaataggacaATCAGTGTGAAATATCAATGTTTTAATGTGACATATTCCTTTGATTTTACAGATACAGGTGCTCCAATGGCAAGAATATTTGTTTTGTTAATATAACCCAAAATACTGGGCCAGTGGGCATACATTTCACACTATGGAGTGGAGACAGAGACATTAATGTATCCATTTCCAATATCTATAACTGTTTTGAGGTCACTTCTTGGCAACTCTGTATATAAATGGTACACTAATTAGAACAGACACCGCCCCCAAGAAGCTTTTCTGCATCACACAAAAAGTTAAACCGCAAAAGCAaaccccatcccagcctctctttCTCATCTACTTTCCATTTTCACATATAGGAATACTGATATAGGCATTTATATGGGCTTGTAGTCCAGTTTGGATTCAAGCTTCTTTGAGTCGGCAACCTTGCGAACCGCCTTCATGAAATCTTCTTGAGTGACGTACTCGTGATCGGTACGGATCGCAAACATACCTGGAAGATGGAAAGGAACGAGACTTAGAGCATGAACAGCAGGTTGGGTTCAGGACAATAACAGCTATGTTCAGATaggtttcccggacacagattaagaCTAGTTGTaccagtcgtggccaaaagtttcacaaagtctgctgcctcagtttgtatgatggcaatttgcatatactccagaatgttatgaagagtgagcagattaattgcaaagtccctatttgtcatgcaaattaactgaatcccccaaaacagCCCTGCCATGTCAGTGGTTCTCTTATTAACACAGGTGTAAGTGTTGACgaagacaaggctggagatcactctgtcatgctgattgagttcaaataacagactggaagcttcaaaaggagggtggtgcttggaatcattgttcttctgtcaaccatggttacctgcaaggaaacacgtgccatcattgctttgcacaaaaagggcttcacaggcaaggatattgctgccagtaagattgcatctAAATccaccatttatcggatcatcaagaacttcaaggagagaactccagcaagcgccaggactgtttcctaaagttgattcagctgcgggatcggggcaccaccagtacagagcttgctcaggaatggcagcaggcaggtgagtgcatctgcacgcacagtgaggcaaagacttttggaggatggcctggtgtcaaaaagggcagcaaagaagccacttctctccaggaaaaacatcagggagagactgagaatctctgcaaaaggtacagagaTTGGACTGTTGAGGACTGGGGttaagtcattttctctgatgaatcctctttccgattgtttgggggatatcaggaaaaaagcttgtccggagaagacaaggcaagcactaccatcagtcctgtgtcaacagcaaagcatcctgagaccattcatgtatgGGGTTgcatctcagccaagggagtgggctcactcacaacttcgcctaagaacacagccatgaataaagaatggtaccaacacatcctctgagagcaacttctcccaaccaaccaggaacagtttggtgacgaacaatgccttttccagcatgatggagcaccttgccataaggcaaaagtgataactaagtggcttggggaacaaaacatcgatattttgggtccatggccaggaaactccccagctCAGTTCCCAttaagaacttgtggtcaatcctcaagaggcaggtggacaaacaaaaccacccaaattctgacaaaccccaagcattgattatgcaagaattggctgccatcagtcaggatgtggcccagaagttaattgacagcatgccagggcagattgcagaggtcttgaaaaagggtcaacactgcaaatatcaACTCTtttcatcaacttcatgtaattgtcaataaaagcctttgacacatgAAATACTTGtagttatacttcagtattccatagtaacatctgacaaaaaaatatctaaagacactgaagcagcaaactttgtggaaattcatgtgtcattctcaaaacttttggccacaactgtaaaCTAAAAAGCATACTCAATGGAGAATCTTCATTAAAATGGCTTttcagtccaggactaggctttaTTTTTAGCCGGGAAAGCCGCCCATAACGTGGGTCAGTTACCTGCTTCAGTGCACACGTTTCTCAAATCGGCTCCGTTGAAGCCGTCTGAAAGCTTCACGATCGCTTCGTAATCTAAAAATGCAAAGCGACAACACCTGTTACAAGAAGCAGTTTAACAAAATCGAAAACATGATTACACCCAAATGTGTCCCAGTCCCAGCTGTGCTAACAATCAAGACTAGTGTCTCCATAGtgtgtgagtacacacacacacacacacacctatttctCCATGTTTGGTGATGGGGCCAGAGTGGATCTTCAGGATGTCCAAGCGGGCCTGTTCATTGGGCAGCTCAATGTCTGTTGGAACAGTAGAAATAACCATGGGTCACTCATTGTTTCATACCATAGACATTCACATTTCTTTCTACTTGGTTATGATTGAGAAAGAAATGGAAGGAGATCATTGTGGCCTTATCTCCCAAAAGGAGATAAGGTCCtgcatggctcagttggtagagcaatGGCACTTGAAACATCaggtttgtgggtttgattcccaggacCATCAAAGAATGTATACACACATAACTAAGTCACTTAGGAtagaagtgtctgctaaatggcatatatcattatattacattaaGTGGATTAAGTATGAAGGTTGCGGGAtgatgatgagaggaggaagaacGTACGGATCTTGCGGTCCAGTCTGCCGGGACGCAGCAGTGCAGGGTCCAGGGTGTCAGGCCGGTTGGTGGCCATGATCATCTTGACTCTGTGCAGGGTGTCAAAGCCGTCCATTTGGTTCAGCAGCTGTGCggtgcacaaacacacaaaagATAAGTCGGCGAGGAGCCAACTCACAGAGAGGATTATCTGCCGTGGATCCGGGTTAACTTTAGACATCTTTCAGTAAGACCCTTCAGTACGTATTGAAATGCCAGTCAAGCTGGCTGCAAACTACACGTCACCGAGTTCTATTCCCATCTTCAACATCAGCCAGAAGATATACTGTACTGACCAAGCCACAGAACGGTCTTTCagcaaataaatatattttacagaACCATCACTCTCATAGAAAGCAACATCTGTTGAACATTATCCATTCTATGTAACATATATCTAAGAGTTATGGCCTCCCATTTTACCTCCATCAGGGTCCTCTGGATCTCTCTGTCAGCTGACGTGCCCTCTGAGAACCTTCGGCCACCTTGTAGAGAAAAAAAGTTTTTAACTTACAACACATTCAACATTCCCAGACACTGCACGCAATGCTAAGCAAAGGGAGAAGGAATAGATATGGCATCAGGGCTCAGGAtgcttagcctggtcccagatctggttTTGCTGTATAGCCAACTCCTTTGGTTGACAATGACTACAGCAATT
This region includes:
- the cgrrf1 gene encoding cell growth regulator with RING finger domain protein 1, translated to MAAVFLITLYEYSPLFYITVISLCFVVTAAMVLGWFGFDVPVILRSSDETESVVPVPEKRMVQVTNPFALEMGSSGVASVTEGVSLLPCCLEPCVLSCYWGCGVHALQGALQSHQHGPSKLATPHLFQEALHFQYHHCQSFHISGEDREEHYTKMPANLGITDFGLMPRERYHIVAVLTLAESEARDTYNIVASVTVVHVPDDKYSLSARILFQYLLTAQGNMYELKPLFMSAESKGLSEATDPDRSTEAPPESQKIEPGKEMPGIEDEEDWSEEGKGKDCVVCQNAPVNRVLLPCRHACVCDGCVHRFQHCPICRAFVLESFALFQQTHMEEIEEE